One genomic segment of Paenibacillus sp. FSL H8-0332 includes these proteins:
- a CDS encoding HPr family phosphocarrier protein, whose product MQTTFRIIDEDGIHARPATALVNTATKFKSTEAFAEAKGKKVTLKSILGVLSLGLEAGDTLTLITEGSEEAEALSALQEVMVKEGLGEVHE is encoded by the coding sequence ATGCAAACAACTTTCAGAATTATTGACGAAGACGGAATTCACGCACGCCCGGCGACAGCGCTGGTAAATACAGCTACAAAATTCAAAAGCACCGAGGCTTTTGCAGAAGCTAAAGGCAAAAAAGTTACTCTTAAATCTATCCTGGGCGTTCTGTCCCTGGGCCTTGAAGCAGGAGATACCCTGACCCTTATTACTGAAGGCAGTGAAGAAGCGGAAGCACTGAGCGCGCTGCAGGAGGTTATGGTTAAAGAAGGGCTGGGAGAAGTCCATGAATAA
- a CDS encoding PRD domain-containing protein has protein sequence MSSITVAKVLNNNVIIAEHPQYAEVVVIGKGIGFNRKTRDRINLSSVEKMFILRSQEEQEQYKQLVPQVDEKLIEVVQEIVLHIMQSSRQTLNEHIHIALTDHISFAIRRSEQHMAIHNPFLYETREIYPEEYSLAEYAVERINEAMEVALPPDEIGFVALHIVSALSNRHISEVKQHSELIGDLVGLVEDNLEYRIPRDSLDYSRLVTHLRFVLERLRRGETVRETSSLDGLMKREYPEMYMLAWKLTKVIEQRVRIPVYPAEVSYLTIHLQRIAQKKEDETGMEE, from the coding sequence GTGAGCAGCATTACCGTGGCCAAGGTGCTTAATAATAACGTGATCATTGCCGAGCATCCCCAGTATGCTGAGGTTGTGGTCATCGGCAAGGGGATCGGCTTCAACCGTAAAACGCGGGACCGGATCAATCTGTCCTCCGTAGAGAAGATGTTCATCCTGCGCAGCCAGGAGGAGCAGGAGCAATACAAGCAGCTCGTACCGCAGGTAGATGAGAAGCTGATTGAGGTGGTCCAGGAGATTGTACTGCATATTATGCAGAGCAGCCGCCAGACGCTGAATGAGCATATCCATATTGCCCTTACCGACCATATCTCCTTTGCGATCCGCAGAAGCGAGCAGCATATGGCTATTCATAATCCGTTTCTGTATGAGACCCGGGAGATTTATCCGGAGGAATATAGTCTGGCGGAATATGCGGTGGAGCGGATCAATGAGGCGATGGAAGTTGCGCTGCCGCCGGATGAGATTGGTTTTGTGGCTCTGCATATTGTCAGTGCGCTTAGCAACCGCCATATCTCCGAGGTGAAGCAGCATTCCGAGCTTATCGGCGATCTGGTGGGGCTGGTCGAAGATAATCTGGAATATCGTATTCCGCGGGATTCGCTGGATTACTCAAGGCTGGTGACCCATTTGCGGTTCGTTCTGGAACGTCTGCGCCGGGGAGAGACTGTGCGCGAGACCTCGTCCCTGGATGGACTAATGAAGCGGGAGTACCCTGAGATGTACATGCTTGCCTGGAAGCTGACGAAGGTGATCGAGCAGCGTGTGCGCATTCCGGTATATCCGGCCGAGGTTAGCTATCTAACAATTCATCTGCAGCGAATTGCCCAGAAGAAGGAAGATGAGACAGGGATGGAGGAGTAG
- a CDS encoding ABC transporter ATP-binding protein, with the protein MELILDNIRKSFDGREVLKGIDFTFEQGKIYGLLGRNGAGKTSLFNCLSGEIQMDSGGAFLRRDEVSLPLLEEEIGYVFSLPILPDFLTGYEFVKFYMDINKGKIQADRTIEEYFDIIRFEEADRHRLIKGYSHGMKNKIQMLCFIISRPPLILLDEPLTSFDVVVALEIKKLLREMKQDHIIIFSTHILQLAADLCDELVILNNGTLRQIPAETLHSPEFEEQIIALLKDEDHD; encoded by the coding sequence ATGGAGCTTATACTGGATAATATACGCAAGAGCTTTGACGGCAGGGAGGTGCTGAAGGGGATTGACTTTACCTTTGAGCAGGGCAAGATATACGGATTGCTCGGCCGCAACGGCGCGGGAAAAACCTCGTTGTTCAACTGCCTGAGCGGGGAGATCCAAATGGATAGCGGCGGGGCTTTTCTGCGGAGAGATGAGGTGAGTCTTCCACTGCTTGAGGAGGAGATCGGCTATGTCTTCTCCTTGCCGATTCTGCCTGACTTCCTGACCGGTTATGAGTTTGTGAAGTTCTATATGGACATCAATAAGGGGAAGATACAAGCGGACCGGACCATTGAGGAATATTTCGATATCATCCGTTTCGAAGAGGCGGACAGGCACCGTCTGATCAAAGGCTATTCCCACGGGATGAAGAACAAAATTCAGATGCTGTGCTTTATCATTTCCCGGCCGCCGCTGATCCTGCTCGATGAGCCGTTAACCTCGTTCGATGTGGTAGTGGCGCTGGAGATCAAGAAGCTGCTGCGGGAGATGAAGCAGGATCATATCATTATTTTCTCCACTCATATTCTGCAGCTGGCGGCCGATCTCTGCGATGAGCTGGTTATTCTGAATAACGGTACGCTGCGCCAGATTCCGGCGGAGACCCTGCACAGTCCGGAATTCGAAGAGCAGATTATTGCCCTGCTGAAGGATGAGGATCATGATTAG
- the pulA gene encoding type I pullulanase, translating to MSSNSIQAEQEIDTYQGKDLGLTYTAEYCVFKVWAPTAFTVALVLYATGGNGMPPQTLDYKDSGKILGMERSEGGVWTIQVPGNLKGKYYMYRAVFADGSINEAADPYAAAVSANGVRTAIVDLSETDPDGWENDASPVLPHPADAIIYELHVRDFSSDPSSGLTYKGKFKAFTETGLRDEAGHLLGVDHLAELGITHVHLMPVFDYQTVDELGKAGEEPASSIFTDYNWGYDPQHYNVPEGSYSTDPANPLTRIREFKEMVQALHSRGISVIMDVVYNHTYGFQKGPFQPLVPDYFYRHDQSGRLSNGSGVGNELATERPMVRKYIKDSLSYWAKEYHIDGFRFDLMGLMDSVTMREITEELRLEINPGLLLYGEPWTGGDSPLASKTLKGVQRGKGYAVFNDNFRAAIKGDSDGWGKGFVTGEYGKEGAIASGVSGAIHEFTDAPAETVNYVTAHDNLNLWDKILATRGLRGEAGLPDLEGGKLRGGGDLKAAVEQSNPYVGVDPENVLDNETVRRSLLANGIILTSQGIPFLHAGDELLRSKYGDHNSYRSPDCINAIRWENKSKFIAVFQYYKGLIELRRTHPAFRLHGRQEIERSLEFLRCDGGVVAYRLKDNAGGDTWNNIVVIYNANMEPVTQCLPETSGCWNIVVDHAHAGPEAFRQTESGSVEVAGLSVMVLYDKYGEPEPRSKIVEVHYDRPDGDYRGWNLWVWGTGIQDGQRDFQHMEDGHAVARIEVLPGTSTIGYILRLNDWEEKDGTADRFIDCSGSGEQVIKVTVRERSPEHSTELADPLQQTS from the coding sequence ATGAGCAGCAATTCTATACAAGCAGAACAAGAAATCGATACCTATCAAGGCAAGGACCTCGGCTTAACCTACACAGCGGAATATTGTGTATTCAAAGTTTGGGCGCCTACAGCCTTTACAGTAGCGCTCGTATTATATGCAACAGGCGGAAACGGGATGCCCCCGCAGACCCTAGATTATAAGGACAGCGGCAAAATTCTCGGCATGGAGCGCTCTGAGGGCGGGGTGTGGACGATCCAGGTTCCCGGTAACCTCAAGGGGAAATATTATATGTACCGCGCCGTATTTGCGGACGGGTCGATTAATGAAGCGGCAGATCCTTATGCAGCAGCTGTATCGGCGAATGGAGTGCGGACGGCCATCGTGGATTTGTCTGAGACAGACCCGGACGGCTGGGAGAACGATGCTTCTCCGGTGCTGCCGCATCCGGCAGATGCTATAATTTATGAGCTGCATGTCCGCGATTTCTCGTCAGACCCTAGCTCCGGTCTGACGTATAAGGGGAAATTCAAGGCCTTCACCGAGACCGGCCTGCGGGATGAAGCGGGTCACTTGCTGGGCGTTGATCATCTGGCTGAGCTGGGCATCACACATGTTCATCTGATGCCGGTCTTCGACTATCAGACAGTGGATGAGCTGGGCAAGGCAGGGGAAGAACCGGCGTCTTCGATCTTCACGGACTATAACTGGGGCTACGATCCCCAGCACTATAATGTGCCGGAAGGCTCCTACAGCACAGACCCAGCTAACCCGCTTACCCGTATCCGGGAATTCAAGGAGATGGTCCAGGCGCTGCACAGCCGCGGTATCTCGGTGATTATGGATGTGGTCTACAATCATACCTATGGCTTCCAGAAGGGACCCTTCCAGCCGCTGGTACCGGACTATTTCTACCGTCATGATCAGAGCGGCCGGCTCTCTAACGGCTCGGGCGTCGGCAATGAGCTGGCTACAGAACGGCCGATGGTCCGCAAGTATATCAAGGATTCCCTGTCCTACTGGGCTAAGGAGTACCATATTGACGGGTTCCGCTTCGATCTGATGGGGCTGATGGACAGCGTGACCATGCGCGAGATTACCGAGGAGCTGCGGCTGGAGATTAATCCGGGGCTGCTGCTCTATGGTGAGCCCTGGACCGGCGGCGACTCCCCGCTTGCCTCCAAGACGCTGAAGGGCGTACAGCGCGGCAAAGGCTATGCCGTCTTCAATGACAACTTCCGCGCAGCCATCAAGGGAGACAGCGACGGCTGGGGTAAGGGCTTCGTAACCGGAGAATACGGCAAGGAAGGCGCGATAGCGTCCGGGGTAAGCGGGGCGATTCATGAATTCACCGATGCGCCTGCAGAGACCGTGAACTATGTAACCGCACATGATAATCTCAACCTGTGGGACAAAATTCTGGCGACCCGGGGACTTCGCGGGGAAGCCGGACTGCCGGATCTTGAGGGCGGCAAGCTGCGGGGCGGCGGGGATCTTAAGGCCGCAGTAGAGCAGTCGAATCCGTATGTGGGAGTAGATCCCGAGAATGTGCTGGACAATGAGACGGTACGCCGTTCGTTGCTGGCTAACGGAATCATTCTGACCTCGCAGGGAATTCCGTTCCTCCATGCCGGGGATGAGCTGCTGCGCAGCAAATACGGAGATCATAACAGCTACCGCAGTCCGGACTGTATCAATGCGATCCGCTGGGAGAACAAAAGCAAATTCATTGCAGTATTTCAATATTACAAAGGGCTGATTGAGCTGCGCCGGACACATCCGGCCTTCCGCCTGCACGGGCGCCAGGAGATTGAGCGCAGTCTTGAGTTCCTGCGCTGTGACGGCGGAGTCGTTGCCTATAGACTGAAGGATAACGCCGGTGGAGATACATGGAATAATATCGTGGTGATCTATAATGCCAACATGGAGCCGGTTACCCAGTGCCTCCCGGAGACCTCCGGCTGCTGGAACATCGTAGTCGATCATGCCCATGCCGGACCGGAAGCCTTCCGGCAGACGGAGAGCGGCAGTGTAGAGGTCGCCGGACTGTCGGTGATGGTTCTCTATGATAAATACGGGGAGCCTGAGCCGAGGTCGAAGATTGTGGAAGTTCATTATGACCGGCCGGACGGCGACTACCGGGGCTGGAATCTCTGGGTGTGGGGTACAGGCATTCAGGATGGACAACGGGACTTCCAGCATATGGAGGACGGCCATGCCGTAGCACGGATTGAAGTGCTGCCCGGGACCTCCACGATAGGCTACATCCTCCGGCTGAACGACTGGGAGGAGAAGGACGGCACCGCTGACCGCTTCATCGACTGCTCGGGCAGCGGGGAGCAGGTCATTAAGGTGACCGTTCGGGAGCGTAGTCCGGAGCATAGCACCGAACTGGCTGATCCATTGCAGCAGACCAGCTAG
- a CDS encoding flotillin family protein — translation MMNLENIPESLFIPAIVIAVLLVLGLAFWARYKTVGPDEGMIVTGSFLGNNHISDDGSGRKIKIVRGGGAFILPVFQKAEFMSLLSHKLDVTTPEVYTEQGVPVIADGVAIIKVGSSTEDVATAAEQFMGKPIESLKSEAQEVLEGHLRAILGTMTVEEVYRNRDRFAQEVQGVAARDLKKMGLQIVSFTIKDVRDKHGYLEALGKPRIAAVKRDAEIAEAEAMRDARIKKANAEEQGQKAELLRDTNIAEASKENQLKVAAFKRDQDTAKAEADQAYHIQEARAKQSVVEEQMKVELVRKEREIDLQAKEIQVREKQYDAEVKKKAEADRYAVEQAAEADKAKRMREADALQYSIETQAKATSEQKRLEGQAIADAELAKGKAESEVIRLRGLAEAEAKEKLAEAFEKFGEAAILDIIVKMLPELAGRIAEPLASIDKLTVVDTGNGEGAARVSNYVTQLMATAPEMLKSVSGIDVESLIKGLTSGKSAQKDVVRHTAAPLTSVVSRPAPAAPVTPLTPAEPSEHPEG, via the coding sequence ATGATGAATCTAGAAAATATTCCAGAATCCCTATTTATACCTGCGATAGTAATCGCTGTACTGCTTGTCCTCGGACTCGCCTTCTGGGCACGTTACAAGACGGTTGGCCCGGATGAAGGCATGATCGTCACCGGTTCCTTCCTGGGCAACAATCATATATCGGATGATGGCTCCGGCCGCAAAATTAAAATCGTCCGCGGCGGCGGGGCATTCATTCTGCCCGTCTTCCAGAAGGCGGAGTTCATGTCCCTGCTCTCCCATAAGCTCGATGTGACGACCCCGGAGGTCTACACGGAGCAAGGCGTACCGGTTATCGCTGATGGGGTGGCGATCATCAAGGTAGGCAGCTCTACGGAAGATGTGGCAACGGCCGCCGAGCAGTTCATGGGCAAGCCGATTGAATCCCTGAAGAGTGAAGCGCAGGAAGTGCTGGAAGGACATCTGCGGGCGATCCTCGGTACGATGACTGTGGAAGAGGTCTACCGTAACCGCGACCGTTTCGCCCAGGAGGTTCAGGGTGTTGCCGCCCGTGACCTCAAAAAGATGGGACTCCAGATTGTCTCGTTCACCATCAAGGATGTACGTGACAAGCACGGATACCTGGAAGCGCTCGGTAAGCCGCGGATTGCGGCAGTGAAGCGGGATGCGGAGATTGCCGAAGCTGAGGCTATGCGTGATGCGCGGATTAAGAAGGCCAATGCCGAAGAGCAGGGGCAGAAGGCGGAGCTGCTCCGCGACACCAACATTGCCGAAGCGTCGAAGGAGAACCAATTGAAGGTCGCGGCGTTCAAACGCGATCAGGACACGGCCAAAGCGGAAGCTGACCAGGCTTACCATATCCAAGAGGCACGTGCCAAGCAGAGCGTAGTGGAAGAGCAGATGAAGGTTGAGCTGGTCCGCAAGGAACGTGAAATCGATCTCCAGGCCAAGGAAATCCAGGTGCGCGAGAAGCAGTATGATGCTGAAGTGAAGAAGAAAGCGGAAGCAGACCGTTATGCGGTAGAGCAGGCGGCGGAAGCCGACAAGGCCAAGCGGATGCGTGAAGCCGATGCCTTGCAGTACAGCATTGAGACACAGGCCAAGGCAACCTCCGAGCAGAAGCGTCTGGAAGGTCAGGCGATTGCGGATGCAGAGCTGGCTAAAGGTAAAGCAGAGTCGGAGGTTATCCGTCTGCGTGGTCTTGCCGAAGCGGAAGCCAAGGAGAAGCTGGCGGAAGCCTTCGAGAAATTCGGCGAAGCCGCTATTCTCGATATTATTGTCAAAATGCTGCCGGAACTGGCGGGACGGATTGCCGAGCCGCTGGCATCCATCGATAAGCTTACCGTTGTAGATACCGGTAACGGTGAAGGTGCCGCCCGGGTCAGCAATTATGTTACCCAACTGATGGCGACAGCCCCTGAGATGCTGAAGAGCGTGTCCGGTATTGACGTCGAGTCCCTGATCAAAGGATTAACTTCAGGCAAATCTGCACAGAAGGATGTTGTCAGACACACTGCAGCACCCCTAACCTCTGTGGTCTCAAGACCGGCCCCGGCTGCACCAGTCACTCCGCTCACTCCGGCGGAACCTTCGGAACACCCTGAAGGTTAA
- a CDS encoding MFS transporter, translated as MSTLLSEGGTIVQRFSASQIYLFLVFMTSLAASTIFTTYSIYYVIELGLNPLQLVLIGTVLEITVLVFEGITGVVADTYSRRLSVIIAMFVLGSAFVLEGSIVWILHPASLLPAFGWLLISQMLYGIGWTFLSGADTAWIVDELEEEQAGRIFMRSKIFSLSASLLGIALSVGLSQVASNLPFLAGGVIYFVLGLILIRYMKETGFIRRERAPHSSAIRELGQTWVSGASILRHHPLLLLLTVVTLFSGAASEGYDRLWQVFLMNEIGFPEIGVSMAAGFGLISAATTLLGMLAVYMAGNIIDLQKERQVTAALFLLTSIRAGCIILVALAPDFYLAIGAVLLLGVVASVSEPIYTTWLNTKLPAQNRATLLSMLSQSDALGQSAGGPAVGYIGSRISIRVSLLSAGFLLLPVIALYGRLLRKGSV; from the coding sequence ATGAGTACATTACTTTCGGAGGGTGGAACCATTGTGCAGAGATTCAGTGCTTCACAGATTTATTTATTCCTCGTGTTTATGACGTCGCTTGCGGCCAGTACGATATTCACAACCTACAGTATTTATTATGTAATCGAGCTGGGACTGAATCCGCTTCAGCTTGTGCTGATTGGAACGGTGCTGGAGATAACGGTGCTTGTGTTCGAGGGAATCACCGGAGTGGTTGCCGATACCTATAGCCGCAGACTATCCGTCATAATTGCCATGTTCGTTCTGGGGAGTGCCTTTGTCCTCGAAGGGAGTATTGTCTGGATCTTGCACCCGGCTTCCCTGTTGCCTGCCTTCGGCTGGCTGCTGATCTCCCAGATGCTGTACGGGATCGGCTGGACGTTCCTGAGCGGGGCGGATACCGCATGGATCGTGGATGAGCTTGAGGAGGAGCAGGCCGGAAGAATCTTCATGCGCTCCAAAATCTTCTCTTTAAGCGCCTCTCTATTAGGCATTGCGCTCAGCGTAGGATTATCCCAGGTTGCGTCTAATCTCCCTTTTCTGGCGGGTGGAGTCATCTATTTCGTCCTGGGGCTGATATTGATCCGCTATATGAAGGAGACGGGATTCATACGGCGGGAACGTGCGCCGCATTCCTCCGCTATCCGTGAACTGGGCCAGACCTGGGTCAGCGGCGCCTCTATCCTGAGGCATCATCCGCTGCTCCTGCTGCTGACCGTTGTAACTTTATTTAGCGGCGCTGCGTCTGAGGGATATGACCGTTTGTGGCAAGTCTTTCTTATGAATGAAATCGGGTTTCCGGAGATTGGAGTCTCGATGGCGGCCGGCTTCGGGCTGATCAGTGCGGCGACTACTCTGCTGGGTATGCTGGCTGTCTATATGGCCGGGAATATTATTGATTTGCAAAAGGAACGTCAGGTAACGGCCGCCTTGTTCCTCCTGACATCCATCCGTGCAGGCTGCATTATACTGGTGGCGCTTGCACCTGATTTCTACTTGGCTATCGGGGCGGTGCTGCTCCTAGGGGTGGTCGCTTCGGTCAGCGAGCCGATCTATACCACCTGGCTGAACACGAAGCTGCCTGCTCAGAACCGGGCAACCCTATTGTCCATGCTCAGTCAATCCGATGCTCTGGGCCAGAGCGCAGGCGGTCCGGCTGTGGGCTATATCGGCAGCAGGATCTCCATCAGGGTCTCGCTGCTGTCCGCAGGCTTCCTGTTGCTTCCTGTCATCGCGTTATATGGGAGGCTGCTGCGGAAGGGGTCCGTATGA
- the ptsG gene encoding glucose-specific PTS transporter subunit IIBC, which produces MFKKLFGVLQRVGKALMLPVAILPAAGLLLGIGNMLVNPDFLQYVPALENHTVQAIATVLMNSGQIVFDNLSLLFAVGVAIGLAGGEGVAGLAAIIGFLVMNVTMGTVVGVNAYVLTWKDFSYSSVLGIPTLQTGVFGGILVGILAASMYKRFFRIELPSYLGFFAGKRFVPIMTAVTSLILGLALTIVWPPIQHGLNYVSQSMINTNLTLSAFIFGVIERSLIPFGLHHIFYSPFWYEFGSYIDKAGDLVRGDQRIFMQQLRDGAEFTAGTFTTGKYPFMMFGLPAAALAIYHESKPENRRIVGSLMISAALTSFLTGITEPLEFSFLFVAPLLFAVHAVFAGLSFMTMHILDVKIGMTFSGGFIDYVLFGVIPNRTAWWLVIPVGLVLAVIYYFGFRFVIRKFNLKTPGREDASDDEEDMSTESVSKTGDDLPRNILSALGGKENITHLDACITRLRVEVKDKAGVDKNRLKKLGASGVLEVGNNVQAIFGTRSDTIKSQIQDVMNGRTPAAAPAAPKPELEQQAGEQGQAIIPEDIVSPVNGQLMDITEVPDAVFSQKMTGDGFAFLSEDGKIASPVYGKVFNVFPSKHAIGIMSDGGKEVLVHIGVNTVKLKGQGFTILVEEGDLVAAGQPIMEVDMEYVKANAPSVISPVIFSNLPEGSSVTLKKPGRVVIGDKDIITIQ; this is translated from the coding sequence ATGTTCAAAAAATTATTTGGCGTTCTGCAGAGAGTCGGTAAGGCGCTTATGCTGCCAGTTGCCATTCTGCCTGCGGCGGGCCTGCTGCTAGGAATCGGGAACATGCTGGTTAACCCGGACTTCCTGCAATATGTGCCTGCACTGGAGAATCATACTGTTCAGGCGATAGCCACCGTACTTATGAACTCCGGGCAAATCGTATTTGATAACCTCTCCCTGCTCTTTGCAGTCGGCGTAGCCATCGGGCTAGCCGGAGGAGAAGGCGTAGCCGGGCTTGCGGCGATTATCGGCTTCCTGGTGATGAACGTAACCATGGGTACGGTAGTGGGTGTCAATGCTTACGTGCTGACCTGGAAGGATTTCTCTTATTCCAGCGTGCTGGGGATTCCCACATTGCAGACTGGGGTGTTCGGTGGTATCCTGGTCGGGATACTAGCCGCATCCATGTACAAAAGGTTCTTCCGCATAGAATTGCCGTCTTATCTGGGTTTCTTCGCGGGTAAACGTTTCGTACCGATTATGACGGCGGTGACCTCCCTGATCCTCGGTCTTGCGCTCACGATTGTGTGGCCGCCGATTCAGCACGGTCTGAACTATGTGTCTCAGAGTATGATTAATACCAACCTGACGCTGTCGGCCTTTATCTTCGGGGTGATCGAGCGCTCCCTGATTCCGTTCGGCCTGCACCATATCTTCTATTCACCATTCTGGTATGAATTCGGAAGTTATATTGACAAGGCGGGCGATCTGGTCCGGGGGGACCAGCGGATCTTCATGCAGCAGCTTCGTGACGGTGCGGAGTTCACAGCGGGCACATTTACAACCGGTAAATATCCGTTCATGATGTTCGGTCTTCCGGCAGCGGCTCTTGCGATCTACCACGAGTCCAAGCCTGAGAACAGACGGATTGTCGGCAGCTTGATGATCTCGGCTGCGCTGACTTCGTTCCTTACAGGGATTACGGAGCCACTGGAGTTCTCATTCCTGTTCGTAGCTCCGCTGCTGTTCGCAGTCCATGCCGTGTTTGCCGGTCTGTCCTTCATGACCATGCACATCCTTGATGTCAAAATCGGGATGACCTTCTCCGGCGGCTTCATCGACTATGTGCTGTTCGGCGTCATTCCGAACCGTACCGCCTGGTGGCTGGTTATCCCGGTAGGTCTGGTACTGGCCGTGATTTATTACTTCGGGTTCCGCTTCGTCATCCGCAAGTTCAACCTGAAGACTCCGGGCCGTGAAGATGCCTCGGACGATGAGGAAGACATGAGCACAGAGAGTGTATCCAAGACGGGCGACGATCTGCCGCGCAACATTCTGTCTGCCCTGGGCGGCAAAGAGAACATCACCCATCTGGATGCTTGCATTACGCGTCTGCGTGTCGAAGTCAAGGACAAAGCGGGCGTAGATAAGAACCGTCTGAAGAAACTGGGTGCTTCTGGTGTTCTTGAAGTGGGTAACAACGTACAAGCGATCTTCGGCACACGTTCGGACACGATCAAGTCCCAGATTCAGGATGTGATGAACGGCAGAACACCGGCCGCAGCCCCTGCAGCTCCGAAGCCGGAGCTGGAACAGCAGGCCGGCGAGCAGGGCCAGGCTATTATACCTGAGGATATCGTATCCCCGGTAAACGGCCAGCTGATGGATATTACAGAGGTTCCCGATGCGGTCTTCTCACAGAAAATGACCGGTGACGGCTTCGCCTTCCTGTCGGAAGACGGCAAGATTGCTTCACCGGTATACGGCAAGGTATTCAACGTGTTCCCGAGTAAGCACGCCATTGGCATCATGTCGGACGGCGGCAAGGAAGTCCTTGTGCATATCGGGGTCAACACAGTTAAGCTTAAGGGCCAAGGCTTCACGATTCTGGTGGAGGAAGGCGATCTGGTAGCTGCCGGACAGCCGATTATGGAAGTGGATATGGAGTATGTGAAGGCGAATGCACCTTCTGTCATTTCTCCGGTCATCTTCTCCAACCTGCCGGAAGGCTCCTCTGTTACCTTGAAGAAGCCGGGCAGAGTCGTCATCGGCGACAAGGATATCATCACCATTCAGTAA
- the ptsP gene encoding phosphoenolpyruvate--protein phosphotransferase, which yields MNKISGIAASAGIAVARAFILEHPDYTITKTAVTDVDAELAKLKDALDKSRGELQTIKERTLAELGEKKAEIFESHLLILDDPELITPVMDKIRDESVNADYALNEVANQFVEMFQNMKSAYLQERAADMRDVTKRVLNHLLGIHYVSPAEISEEVIVIAMDLTPSDTAQLNRNFVKGFTTNIGGRTSHSAIMARSLEIPAVVGTKNVLSLVKSGDLIIVDGLNGDVLINPSEAEVAEYTAKQAAYDLQIAEWKKLRDEPTVSADGKHVELAANIGTPNDVTGVIENGGEGVGLYRTEFLYMGRDKLPSEEIQYNAYRTVLENMQGKPVVVRTLDIGGDKELPYLDLPKEMNPFLGFRAIRLCLDRQDIFRTQLRALLRASAHGDLRIMFPMIATLGEFRAARDLLLEEKVKLREEGKEVSDNIQLGIMVEIPSTAVLADQFAKEVDFFSIGTNDLIQYTMAADRMNERVAYLYQPYNPAILRLVKIVIDAAHAEGKWTGMCGEMAGDSTAIPLLLGLGLDEFSMSATSILPARSQISKLSAADMKEMAAQALQLGTAEEVAALVQSRVN from the coding sequence ATGAATAAGATTTCAGGAATCGCGGCTTCCGCAGGTATTGCAGTAGCCCGTGCCTTTATCCTGGAACATCCGGACTATACCATTACCAAAACAGCGGTCACTGATGTGGACGCTGAGCTTGCGAAGCTGAAGGATGCCCTGGACAAATCCAGAGGCGAACTTCAGACCATCAAAGAGCGTACATTGGCTGAGCTTGGCGAGAAGAAGGCGGAGATTTTCGAATCCCATCTGCTGATTCTTGATGATCCTGAGCTCATTACCCCTGTAATGGACAAAATCCGTGACGAATCGGTAAATGCGGACTACGCACTGAATGAAGTAGCTAATCAATTTGTGGAAATGTTCCAAAACATGAAGAGCGCCTACCTGCAGGAACGTGCAGCTGATATGCGTGACGTAACCAAACGCGTGCTGAACCACCTGCTTGGCATTCATTATGTGAGCCCGGCAGAAATCAGTGAAGAGGTTATCGTCATTGCGATGGATCTGACCCCTTCGGATACTGCACAGCTTAACCGCAATTTCGTCAAAGGCTTCACGACCAACATCGGCGGCCGGACTTCCCACTCGGCCATTATGGCCCGTTCCTTGGAGATTCCGGCAGTTGTAGGGACCAAGAATGTCTTGTCCCTGGTCAAATCCGGCGATCTGATCATCGTTGATGGTCTAAATGGCGATGTGCTGATCAACCCTTCGGAAGCCGAAGTTGCTGAGTACACTGCGAAGCAGGCAGCCTATGATCTGCAGATTGCTGAGTGGAAGAAGCTCCGTGATGAGCCTACCGTATCCGCTGACGGCAAGCATGTAGAGCTGGCTGCCAATATCGGTACTCCGAATGATGTCACTGGTGTGATTGAGAACGGCGGCGAAGGCGTAGGCTTGTACCGTACAGAGTTCCTGTACATGGGCCGCGACAAGCTGCCTTCTGAAGAGATTCAGTACAACGCCTACCGCACTGTGCTTGAGAACATGCAAGGCAAGCCGGTAGTGGTGCGTACGCTGGATATCGGCGGGGACAAGGAATTGCCTTATCTGGATCTGCCGAAGGAAATGAATCCGTTCCTGGGCTTCCGGGCGATCCGTCTCTGTCTGGACCGTCAGGATATCTTCCGCACCCAGCTTCGTGCCTTGCTCAGAGCAAGCGCACACGGTGACCTGCGGATTATGTTCCCGATGATCGCCACCCTTGGCGAATTCCGTGCAGCCCGTGATCTGCTGCTGGAAGAGAAAGTCAAGCTGCGTGAAGAAGGCAAGGAAGTATCGGACAACATTCAGCTCGGTATCATGGTTGAGATTCCTTCGACTGCTGTACTGGCGGACCAGTTCGCCAAAGAAGTGGATTTCTTCAGTATCGGCACCAACGACCTTATTCAATATACAATGGCTGCGGACCGTATGAATGAACGGGTAGCCTACCTGTATCAGCCATACAACCCGGCGATTCTGCGTCTGGTCAAAATCGTTATCGACGCTGCACACGCCGAAGGCAAATGGACCGGCATGTGCGGTGAAATGGCCGGTGACTCTACAGCTATTCCTCTGCTGCTGGGTCTTGGCCTTGATGAATTCAGCATGAGCGCTACCTCCATCCTGCCAGCACGCAGCCAGATCTCCAAGCTGTCCGCGGCCGACATGAAGGAAATGGCTGCCCAGGCCCTGCAACTCGGCACGGCCGAGGAAGTTGCCGCACTGGTGCAATCCCGCGTGAATTAA